The genomic window TGCTATTGTTTATGGGGATAATAATATTATTAGCCAAACCGTTGAGCAAACCTTTCATCATTTTATTTTGACAAATCAAACTTTAGATTTTTCGTCTGAGTTAAATGATCTTGATCCTTCTTTGGGATTAGATCCTATTCAGTTTCTGATTCAAGAGACATTTACCATTGATCCGAGTAATAATATCAGTGCAAACAATTTAGTCACTCAACGTATTAATCAATTGATTGGCGGAACTTCTTTTTTTAATACTAATTCACTCCACTCAGTTTTACCAAGTTCTCAGCTTTCAGAGGTTGAAACAAACTCTTTAGTTGATTTTGATATCGATGCCTTTATTGAAGCGATTTTAAATGATATAACCATTGCAACAACCCAAATTAGTCGTCAAACATCGGAGATATTGGGAGATGAGAACGAGGTATTTCAGAGTAATACCCAGGTTCTTGTCACCACTGTTCCTGAGCCAAATAGCCTAAAAATGTTACTATCAATGGCAATCATGGGAGCGATCGCTCTACTTCGTAAATGACAGTTTTTCTCTATTTTTGAAATAATGCTCAAGTTTTTTGTTGATCGTGGTGGTACTTTTACCGATATTGTTGCAGTTATTAATGACTCAAGCCTTATTGAGCAATTATCCCAAAAATCAGAACCGTTTTTAATGGCATCTTTACCCCATCACACATGGATAGTTGTTTATAAATTGCTTTCAGAAAATCCTGAACGTTATCAAGATGCTGTCATTCAAGGGATTAGAGATATATTATGTCTTGATGATCATCAACCTATCCCCACAGAAACAATAGAAGTGGTCAAAATGGGGACAACCGTTGCCACCAATGCTTTACTGGAAAGAAAAGGCGATCGCACTGTTTTATTAATAACAAAAGGGTTCAAAGATGCCCTGAAAATTGGTTATCAAAACCGTCCTAATATTTTTGCCCGTCACATTGTTTTACCTTCTATGTTGTATGAGTCGGTTATCGAAGTAGAAGAAAGATATGATCGGGATGGTAAGGAATTAATTCCCGTTAACTTAGAGAAAGTAAGAGACAATTTAAAAGAAATTTACGATCAAGGAATCAGAAGTTGTGCCATTGTTTTCATGCACAGTTATCGTTATCCCAACCATGAAAATCAAGTGGCTGAAATTGCCAAAAAGATGGGATTTACTCAGATTTCAATTTCTCATCAAGTTAGTCCTTTGATGAAACTGGTTTCTAGGGGAGATACTACAGTGGTTGATGCTTATTTATCCCCTATTTTAAGACGCTATGTTGATCAAGTTTCTAGTCAATTACCCAACACAAAGTTGATGTTTATGAAATCCGATGGCGGATTAATTGATGCCCATAAATTTCAAGGAAAAGACAGTATCTTATCCGGTCCAGCAGGGGGAATTGTTGGGGCAGTCCAAACCAGTTTAAGAGCAGGATTTCAAGGAATTATTACTTTTGATATGGGCGGAACTAGCACCGATGTCGCCCATTTTAAAGGAGAATATGAACGGCAATTAGATAATGAAATTGCTGGTGCTAGAATGCGAGTTCCAGTCTTAAGTATTCACACCGTTGCTGCTGGTGGAGGTTCTATTTTATACTTCGATGGTGCTAGTTTTAAGGTTGGTCCAGACTCTGCTGGTGCTAACCCTGGACCCGCTTGTTACCGTCGTGGAGGCCCATTAACAGTAACAGATGCTAATGTTATGTTAGGGAAAATTCAGCCTCACTATTTTCCTCATATTTTTGGAAAAGAGGGAAACTTACCATTAGACAAAGAAATCGTGAATAATAAGTTTTTAGACTTATCTCAAGAAATTTATCAATCTACGAATCATCAAAATAGTCCTGAAAACATAGCAGCAGGATTTATTAAAATTGCTGTCGAAAATATGGCTAATGCTATTAAAAAAATTAGCTTACAAAGAGGATATGATGTCACTCATTACACCTTATGTACTTTTGGGGGGGCAGGGGGTCAGGTTGCTTGTTTAATTGCCGATACACTGGGTATCAAAACCATATTCTTGCATCCTTATGCTGGTGGTTTAAGTGCTTATGGAATGGGCTTGGCTGATATCAGAGTAATTAAAGAAAGTTCTCTCGAAAAACCCTTAAATGAAGACATAATTAGCGAATTAAAACCAATGATTAATGAGTTAGAAAATCAAGCAAGAAATGAACTAGATGAACACGAATCGATTAAGGGAGAAACAATTGTTCCCAAAGTCAGTTTAAAATATCAAGGAACCGACTCAACTTTACTCGTTGATTTTTCTGATAATATTACACTGATGCAGAAATCTTTTGAAGATGAACATCAATTAAGATATGGTTTCATTCAACCTCAAAAAATGCTGATTGTAGAATCCATTTCTGTCGAGATTATTCAAATTATGGATAGTCCTGATGAACCCTTAATAACTCGTATTCGTCCTTTAGATGAGTTACCTAAACCCCTAGAAATTGTTAACGTTTTTACCGACAATCAATGGCAAGATACCCCCATTTTCCAACGAGAAGATTTACAACCTCAAGATAATATTAAAGGTCCAGCCATTATAATTGAAAAGATTAGCACCATTATGATTGAACCTCATTGGACGGCCCGATTAACTGAGTATAATCATTTGATTTTAGAACGGGATTATAATTACTGACATCTTGCACGGCTTACCAACAAACTTAATAATTAAGATTAACTATTTATGATTGTTTTTGAGCCATTTTCGCCTTCCAATCTTCAATAATTCTTTGTCGCTGTCTGGCAATAACTAAAGCATGATCCGGAACATCGTTTGTCACAACCGATCCGGCAGCCACTGTTACCTCTTCTCCTAACGTTACCGGTGCAACAAAGACACTATTCGCTCCTGTTTTAGTGCGATCGCCTATAATGGTCTGATGCTTCTGATAACCATCATAATTAGCAGTAATGGTTCCTGCACCTACATTCACCTGTTTGCCTAGAGTAGCATCTCCAAGATAGGATAAATGAGCAACATTGCTCTTAGTTCCCACCTGAGTCTTTTTAATCTCGACAAAGTTACCAATGCGACAAGATTGTTCAATTTTGGCCTCCCCTCGCAGATGGGTGTATGGACCAACCCGACAGTTATCAGCCACTTCTGAGTCCGTAATCACAGAATAGAGAACGGTTACTTGTTCTCCAACGCTACTATTTTCAATGAGACTTCCTGGACCAATACGACTTTTTGACCCGATACAAGTCTTTCCTCGGAGATGGGTTTGAGGTTCGAGGATCACATCAGGTGCGAGAGTCACCGTATCATCAATGGTAATACTGTCAGGATCGATCATGGTCACCCCTGCATTCATCCAATGCTTTTTGATGCGATCTTGTAAAATATCATTAGCCTCAGACAGTTGATAGCGATCATTTATACCATTAATCTCATAATAATCTTCGACATCAACGGCCATCACAGGATTAAGATAGTCTACAACCTCGGTTAAATAATACTCTTGTTGGTCATTATTAGTAGAAAGCTTTGGTAACACTTGCGCTAACTTAGGCCAGTTAAAACAATAAATTCCCCCATTCACCCGATGATTCTTTTTCTGGGCTGCATTACAGTCACGATCTTCGACAATTTGACTAACATAGTTGTTCCCATCGCAGAAAACTCGTCCGTAACCTTTGGGGTTGGGTAAATTAGCTGTTAATAGGGTGGCTGCGTTATGATTTTTTTGATGAATATGGAGTAATTTTTCTAGCGTTTCAGGGCGTAATAAAGGCGCATCACCATTTAAAACGAATAAATCACCATTAAACCCTTGTAAATGGGGTAATAACTGCTGTATGGCGTGTCCTGTGCCTAATTGTTCCTTTTGTTCTACGAATTCTAGGGACGAGGTATCCTCAAAAGACTGTTTGACTTGTTCCCCTTCATAACCAATGATAATCAATTTTCGGGATGGGGCAATCAGATGACAACTATCAAGTACCCGTTGTACTAGCGATCGTCCTCCTAAAGTGTGTAATACTTTAGGTAAGTTAGATTTCATCCGTGTTCCTTTACCTGCTGCAAGAATTGCTACCGCTACCATGTTTCTATCCATCAACAGTCCCGAAAGGAGTATATCGTGTCCTGTGTTTTTTGGATAGGGGTTTAGTAATTTAGAATTGAGAATGGATAATATTTTTCAATTACCTAATCAATTAAATGACCAAGAGATTTTTGAAACGATTCTTAACAGTAAAAATGTTAAAATTGAGCGTATTATTTCCACAGGACAAACCACCCCCGAAGGCACTTGGTATGATCAAGACCAAGATGAATGGGTGATTTTACTGCAAGGAGAAGCGACGTTATTATATTCAGACAATTCCTCAATTTCTCTTACAACAGGGGATTATTTATTAATCAAAGCCCATGAAAAACATCGGGTTACATTTACCAGTAGTGATCCTCCTTGTATTTGGTTAGCGATTCATGGAAATTTAGTGAATAACTAGACAATTTTACCAGGATTTAACCACCGTAGAATTTCATTTTTGAGTAAATATAAATCACGGGAAAGAGCTTGTTTAACCCATTGTCCAACGGCATCCAGAGGAGTAAACACTTCACCCATTTGCCATTTAATTTCTTGGGATAATGGTGTTAAATGATTCCCCGATAAAGTTTGTAATGCAATTAAAGTAGGATATTTCACCTCTAAGATGGGACTTAAAACCGTCGTCTCATCGATATTATCTTGGGTAAATTTGATGAGTAAATTACGTCTAATTTGGTAATCTTTTTCAATAATAATTTTAGTTTCATCAGGGGAAGGCGTGAACTCTAAACTTAAGTATTTTTCAACATCAATTTGTTCTAAAAAAGGAATCGCTTTTTTAACAGGATAATTATTAAAAGAAATGAGAATATTGCCTGCTCTTTCCACCGAAAAAAGACTACCAATTAATAAATGAAGTTTACAACCCATACTATGACCAATGCCATAAATCGGCAAATAACCTTGTCCGAGAGACGTATTTGCTTGTAGTCGCTCTAAAATACTCTCAAAACGGTTAAGAACACTGCGAGCGATCGCTAAATGATCAAACGTATTGACAAAAGGGGTGGCAATGATAGCATACCCTTCCTTGGCCAGTTCTTCAAGGAGCCAACGATAAGTCACATTAGGTGCGGTTCCTACAAAA from Crocosphaera subtropica ATCC 51142 includes these protein-coding regions:
- the glmU gene encoding bifunctional UDP-N-acetylglucosamine diphosphorylase/glucosamine-1-phosphate N-acetyltransferase GlmU — translated: MVAVAILAAGKGTRMKSNLPKVLHTLGGRSLVQRVLDSCHLIAPSRKLIIIGYEGEQVKQSFEDTSSLEFVEQKEQLGTGHAIQQLLPHLQGFNGDLFVLNGDAPLLRPETLEKLLHIHQKNHNAATLLTANLPNPKGYGRVFCDGNNYVSQIVEDRDCNAAQKKNHRVNGGIYCFNWPKLAQVLPKLSTNNDQQEYYLTEVVDYLNPVMAVDVEDYYEINGINDRYQLSEANDILQDRIKKHWMNAGVTMIDPDSITIDDTVTLAPDVILEPQTHLRGKTCIGSKSRIGPGSLIENSSVGEQVTVLYSVITDSEVADNCRVGPYTHLRGEAKIEQSCRIGNFVEIKKTQVGTKSNVAHLSYLGDATLGKQVNVGAGTITANYDGYQKHQTIIGDRTKTGANSVFVAPVTLGEEVTVAAGSVVTNDVPDHALVIARQRQRIIEDWKAKMAQKQS
- a CDS encoding hydantoinase/oxoprolinase family protein, yielding MLKFFVDRGGTFTDIVAVINDSSLIEQLSQKSEPFLMASLPHHTWIVVYKLLSENPERYQDAVIQGIRDILCLDDHQPIPTETIEVVKMGTTVATNALLERKGDRTVLLITKGFKDALKIGYQNRPNIFARHIVLPSMLYESVIEVEERYDRDGKELIPVNLEKVRDNLKEIYDQGIRSCAIVFMHSYRYPNHENQVAEIAKKMGFTQISISHQVSPLMKLVSRGDTTVVDAYLSPILRRYVDQVSSQLPNTKLMFMKSDGGLIDAHKFQGKDSILSGPAGGIVGAVQTSLRAGFQGIITFDMGGTSTDVAHFKGEYERQLDNEIAGARMRVPVLSIHTVAAGGGSILYFDGASFKVGPDSAGANPGPACYRRGGPLTVTDANVMLGKIQPHYFPHIFGKEGNLPLDKEIVNNKFLDLSQEIYQSTNHQNSPENIAAGFIKIAVENMANAIKKISLQRGYDVTHYTLCTFGGAGGQVACLIADTLGIKTIFLHPYAGGLSAYGMGLADIRVIKESSLEKPLNEDIISELKPMINELENQARNELDEHESIKGETIVPKVSLKYQGTDSTLLVDFSDNITLMQKSFEDEHQLRYGFIQPQKMLIVESISVEIIQIMDSPDEPLITRIRPLDELPKPLEIVNVFTDNQWQDTPIFQREDLQPQDNIKGPAIIIEKISTIMIEPHWTARLTEYNHLILERDYNY
- a CDS encoding DUF1350 family protein encodes the protein MEWQEISGSSVLVPRYPIAIIHFLGGAFVGTAPNVTYRWLLEELAKEGYAIIATPFVNTFDHLAIARSVLNRFESILERLQANTSLGQGYLPIYGIGHSMGCKLHLLIGSLFSVERAGNILISFNNYPVKKAIPFLEQIDVEKYLSLEFTPSPDETKIIIEKDYQIRRNLLIKFTQDNIDETTVLSPILEVKYPTLIALQTLSGNHLTPLSQEIKWQMGEVFTPLDAVGQWVKQALSRDLYLLKNEILRWLNPGKIV
- a CDS encoding cupin domain-containing protein yields the protein MDNIFQLPNQLNDQEIFETILNSKNVKIERIISTGQTTPEGTWYDQDQDEWVILLQGEATLLYSDNSSISLTTGDYLLIKAHEKHRVTFTSSDPPCIWLAIHGNLVNN